One window of the Paenibacillus beijingensis genome contains the following:
- a CDS encoding alpha/beta-type small acid-soluble spore protein: MARRSSNKIVVPQSREVLNQMKYEIAAELGLTSSVPGAADTEFAGELGSTSGGGSIHWSSLATRDAGSVGGNITKRLVAQAEQTLLGLQ, translated from the coding sequence ATGGCAAGACGTTCTTCCAACAAAATAGTCGTTCCGCAATCCCGTGAAGTGTTGAATCAGATGAAATACGAAATCGCAGCCGAATTGGGCTTGACTTCGTCCGTTCCCGGAGCTGCCGATACGGAGTTCGCAGGTGAGCTGGGCAGCACGAGCGGCGGCGGGAGCATTCACTGGTCCAGTTTGGCGACCCGCGACGCGGGCAGCGTTGGCGGAAACATTACAAAACGGCTCGTAGCGCAAGCCGAACAAACGTTGTTGGGACTGCAATAA
- a CDS encoding S-layer homology domain-containing protein — MRKTSNEFSHKHSQEPMQFQGGEKKVMKKSLSLVVTGALVTSMFASAAFAASDLTSQQKFDALKAAGIVSGYPDGTSGLNKNITRAEFTKVLDLLSGLAEDPSAANYKDVSANHWAKGYIGAATKAGLVNGLGNNLFGPSQNVTIEQVAKTLVLTAGLEVDENATVSGTVAPWAKGYVAAAIEAGFIAPAASYKVGATRELVVNAAYEIANASQAVTVKSVNVVDEKNIEVTFSDNQVVKKTLDTALVAGQATKVSVDYNGKTYEVEATLAAASISKAEQTNKGEITISFNRALSAGEKSALTFDVKNGLVPYTLTAKWADDSKSVALSTNFLPAGEYDVTVKGFAAVKVTVADEKAAKVEITTTSLQKAIKQDPAVKLYNQFGKEIANPSLDVTVYNATQSKTVTKDTYGTYDLSSDSVAKVDDTIVVTASHTSGLTASKSFKVVSGSAATSIKLGTVAPLKDKTRISAGETGLILPIELTDQYGTKIKLPETSKTAVAAGANSFVIGGITFMLSQQGVVSNYAVDKDGVLTIDVAKSATLVINALNLATGATASTTVQIAGPSIVSKLQLSNPGVLVAAGEEVVIPFAAVDNFNAPLAGKDLKLGTGTDELNITSSVPFTKKVNAKGQLVFTFDKASVTAATTAYIYAYVNGAQVGSLTLTVNPKADPKMVNGIKDVATTYEDGASNAFDGDNITFVDTYGRTKAVSSVTDVTYSVVPADTSIVTYEGGKLVAQGKAGSSKVTVSLNGVANSSYEFTVTVVDSADVKSYGIKSIGTIYGKDGGATGGYIKGVELVGKTSTGTEVALAKSAPDFVTSSDESIIKTASATSVAGVKAGKATVSAYVGSSKVAEQEVTVSTDAPVAKTVTFGKEEYTVAPNGKVTVSVEVKDQYGVVISNNGLLTSSDTKVASTTLGSLEVTGVAKGTATLTYVTTNGVTATTTIVVE; from the coding sequence ATGAGGAAAACGAGCAATGAATTTTCCCACAAACACTCTCAAGAACCGATGCAATTCCAAGGAGGAGAAAAAAAGGTTATGAAGAAAAGTTTATCTCTGGTCGTAACAGGCGCGCTTGTAACTTCCATGTTCGCAAGTGCAGCATTTGCAGCTAGCGACCTTACTTCCCAACAAAAATTTGATGCTCTGAAAGCAGCGGGCATCGTATCCGGATATCCGGACGGAACTTCCGGCCTTAACAAAAACATCACTCGCGCAGAATTCACGAAAGTTCTGGATCTGCTGAGCGGTCTGGCTGAAGATCCTTCTGCCGCAAACTACAAAGACGTTTCGGCTAACCACTGGGCAAAAGGTTACATAGGCGCAGCTACCAAAGCCGGTCTCGTGAACGGCCTTGGCAACAACCTGTTCGGACCTTCCCAAAACGTTACGATCGAGCAAGTTGCTAAAACGCTCGTTCTGACTGCAGGTCTGGAAGTAGACGAAAACGCTACGGTTTCCGGTACGGTTGCTCCTTGGGCGAAAGGCTACGTAGCAGCAGCTATCGAAGCTGGTTTCATCGCTCCGGCTGCTTCCTACAAAGTAGGCGCAACTCGCGAGCTGGTTGTTAACGCAGCTTACGAAATCGCAAACGCTAGCCAAGCTGTAACGGTTAAATCCGTAAACGTTGTTGACGAGAAAAACATCGAAGTTACGTTCTCTGACAACCAAGTTGTTAAGAAAACGCTCGATACGGCTCTCGTAGCAGGTCAAGCAACGAAAGTTTCCGTTGACTACAACGGTAAAACTTACGAAGTTGAGGCAACTCTCGCAGCTGCATCAATTTCCAAAGCAGAGCAAACAAACAAAGGCGAAATCACGATTTCGTTCAACCGCGCTCTGAGCGCCGGCGAGAAATCCGCTCTGACTTTCGACGTGAAGAACGGTCTCGTTCCTTACACGCTGACTGCGAAATGGGCTGACGACAGCAAGTCGGTTGCTCTGAGCACCAACTTCCTGCCTGCAGGCGAGTATGACGTAACGGTTAAAGGCTTTGCAGCCGTTAAAGTTACCGTTGCCGACGAGAAAGCAGCTAAAGTCGAAATTACGACTACTTCTCTGCAAAAAGCAATCAAACAAGATCCGGCCGTTAAACTTTACAACCAGTTCGGTAAAGAAATCGCAAACCCGAGCCTGGACGTAACGGTTTACAACGCTACTCAAAGCAAAACGGTTACGAAAGACACTTACGGCACGTACGATCTGTCTTCCGACAGTGTAGCTAAAGTCGACGATACGATCGTTGTAACGGCATCGCATACCAGCGGACTGACAGCTTCCAAATCGTTCAAAGTGGTGTCCGGCAGCGCGGCAACTTCCATCAAACTGGGTACGGTTGCTCCGTTGAAAGACAAAACCCGCATCTCCGCTGGAGAAACCGGTTTGATTCTTCCGATTGAACTGACCGACCAATACGGCACGAAAATCAAACTGCCTGAAACTTCGAAAACAGCTGTTGCTGCTGGTGCAAACAGTTTCGTGATCGGCGGCATCACATTCATGCTGAGCCAACAAGGCGTAGTCAGCAACTATGCCGTTGATAAAGACGGCGTACTCACTATTGATGTGGCTAAATCCGCTACTCTGGTTATCAACGCTCTGAACCTTGCTACAGGCGCAACTGCTTCGACGACGGTTCAAATCGCCGGTCCGTCTATTGTAAGCAAGCTTCAACTGAGCAACCCGGGTGTTCTGGTTGCAGCTGGTGAGGAAGTAGTAATTCCTTTCGCAGCAGTTGACAACTTCAACGCTCCGCTTGCAGGCAAAGACCTGAAACTCGGAACTGGAACGGATGAACTCAACATCACCTCCAGCGTTCCTTTTACAAAGAAAGTTAATGCAAAAGGTCAACTGGTATTTACTTTCGATAAAGCTTCGGTTACAGCTGCAACGACCGCTTACATCTACGCTTATGTGAACGGTGCGCAAGTTGGTAGCCTGACGCTGACGGTTAACCCGAAAGCAGATCCTAAAATGGTTAACGGCATTAAAGACGTTGCAACAACGTATGAAGATGGCGCATCCAATGCGTTCGATGGGGACAACATCACTTTTGTTGACACCTATGGCCGTACGAAAGCCGTATCTTCCGTAACTGACGTTACTTACTCTGTAGTACCTGCGGATACGTCCATCGTGACTTACGAAGGTGGCAAACTGGTTGCCCAAGGTAAAGCCGGATCTTCGAAAGTAACGGTTTCGCTGAATGGTGTTGCCAACTCCTCTTACGAGTTCACGGTAACGGTTGTTGACTCCGCTGATGTTAAATCGTACGGTATTAAATCGATCGGAACGATCTATGGTAAAGACGGCGGCGCAACTGGCGGCTACATCAAAGGTGTTGAACTGGTTGGCAAAACGTCCACTGGAACTGAAGTGGCTCTGGCTAAATCCGCGCCTGACTTCGTAACCAGCTCCGACGAGTCGATCATCAAAACGGCTTCCGCAACCAGCGTTGCCGGCGTTAAAGCTGGTAAAGCTACGGTATCCGCTTATGTCGGATCCAGCAAAGTTGCTGAGCAAGAAGTAACGGTATCCACGGATGCACCGGTTGCTAAAACTGTTACCTTCGGTAAAGAAGAGTACACGGTTGCTCCGAATGGCAAAGTAACGGTATCCGTTGAAGTAAAAGACCAATATGGAGTTGTAATTTCCAACAACGGTCTTCTGACTTCCAGCGATACTAAAGTTGCAAGCACGACCCTTGGCAGCCTGGAAGTTACTGGCGTAGCTAAAGGAACTGCAACGCTGACTTATGTAACGACTAACGGTGTAACTGCTACGACTACCATCGTTGTTGAGTAA
- a CDS encoding S-layer homology domain-containing protein has translation MTREEAAVILARAMELKLQTDPVKIDAQLQKQFKDYDKISYYAKASVLAIAQKGFIKGSPVDVNDPKKGNVFEPQANLLRSDASIILGKVLVSMKRLPNIN, from the coding sequence TTGACCCGCGAAGAAGCGGCGGTCATTCTCGCGCGGGCGATGGAGCTTAAGCTGCAAACCGATCCGGTCAAGATCGACGCCCAACTGCAGAAGCAATTCAAGGACTATGACAAGATCAGTTACTATGCCAAGGCATCGGTGCTGGCGATCGCCCAAAAAGGTTTTATCAAGGGGTCTCCGGTCGACGTGAACGATCCGAAAAAAGGCAACGTCTTCGAGCCGCAGGCGAATCTGCTTCGCTCGGACGCTTCGATCATTCTCGGAAAAGTGCTTGTAAGCATGAAACGGCTGCCGAACATCAACTAG
- a CDS encoding S-layer homology domain-containing protein codes for MLKRYGILFLLLTLVIQFLPAYNSSSVEAAAAGYFTFPSESSDSTQPRVTTDGRVTLTGSVSNIGASSISYSIYQIVNNGGTSSPTDDQIGSKKEGVTGGIYLNGYTLTVSNLELFSGLNRITFKGLYNGAEVTNSIYITYHDGPVFYNLAAKLNGQSFDMNENVTTVVHSSATNGRTSADIAITGNAPNASKVTVSVNGSSRSYSVSSTNNYQFTLSPLTVKKGKNQVEITVTNNNQSIVTTRDIAFYNGEVTFYDVNINDTQNNTSAALEKSPNFSTGNAGSTSNLSFTGTVIVPNNYQMDGGSMKPHPDPGTPITVTYQLDALSGTFQTNSAANGSPADTDAFFIYDFTRTVNNITSALTYDHRYSLDLKAFNEVTKNTEGVNGLAFTLKDSNQPYIDQINYLPGYKTLSDATIASQPLEGQNIYDSPLAMEVLIGNSSGSPSTIAVTGIKNASGTTVTTGYTGTEAKSEFITKSVDGVNRIFERKIYVFTKLPFEGTQTVTFQLNGSGGSTGSVTFNMLFGPFLQYTSVYDGMSINFDSTNASAMSDIVTGTLSSFKAKLSNLNDTSEIRYAAASGQPQTMFFYINNTQFAIEQDTAYPSDPTRFKLTGDINTGAVKDAIDFLKAGGGEYKLRFVYKGSKNTYENTISIYLNQLNIPVIPAQSDTVYPYSTDFGSKPLANDPNFPKSGSVFTTKEPKMNIYGTFDFLDFGTITDQSSADAEWGKITNPADYILKIEGTTLKTPIVWTLNNQLKIIDSSNPAAPDIALVNPEPVKKVEKLTVMYDVKTQTFSFILDNQDLSTDGSSSVYNFYVYNNGEAGARAGYRLEVDPTALPYKVLRPLTSKRIVNQNYAEIVIDAPNATSVVVNKVVAEKTDFDADNDGVIDYRTAYKAVVSGLKAGENKLKFTIQNANDSTSDTITVTYAPTNIPGAAYMEPMKNAHKVFDSSVQLSFPKGTTLIRKDYNVPQELKNQVFTGHQLLFGIANPEDGVVDRHEFEAQPANFDLILASLGNMFSGTFSDHFSKASNVFWIDAGLADNPATGTVNDPLKYGIDPYQFPASGVPSYADRPEDREMIVSKRGTLTLSYDPKIVDGNGTIITVFRFDPKKPEWVNAGGIVDTKKNTVTVPFSEFGYYVVGQLKYSYTDITSHPYARNYLEALYAKGIMNAAGADEFGANLYINRGEFATMIVKALQTPLNYNTGTPQFDDVTSNVSTPFWDFKYIETAARDGFIRGLRPASSNRTKI; via the coding sequence GTGTTAAAACGATATGGTATTTTGTTTCTGCTCTTGACGTTAGTCATTCAGTTCCTGCCGGCCTATAACAGCTCTTCCGTCGAAGCGGCTGCTGCGGGTTACTTTACATTTCCAAGTGAAAGCAGCGATTCGACGCAGCCCCGCGTCACGACGGACGGGCGCGTGACGTTGACCGGTTCGGTCAGCAACATCGGCGCTTCATCGATTTCGTACAGCATTTATCAGATCGTCAACAATGGGGGGACGTCATCTCCAACAGATGATCAGATCGGGTCCAAGAAGGAAGGCGTTACCGGCGGGATCTACCTGAACGGATATACGCTTACAGTCAGCAACTTGGAGCTTTTTTCCGGTCTTAACCGCATTACGTTCAAAGGATTGTACAACGGGGCGGAAGTAACCAATTCCATTTATATTACCTATCATGACGGTCCGGTTTTTTACAACCTCGCCGCCAAGCTGAACGGACAATCGTTCGACATGAATGAAAATGTAACGACCGTCGTTCATTCGAGCGCTACCAACGGAAGAACGAGCGCCGATATCGCCATTACCGGCAACGCGCCCAATGCGAGCAAAGTAACGGTCAGCGTGAACGGAAGCAGCCGTTCCTACAGCGTCAGCAGCACGAACAATTACCAGTTTACGCTGTCGCCGCTCACGGTGAAGAAAGGCAAAAACCAGGTTGAAATTACGGTGACGAACAACAACCAGTCGATCGTGACGACGCGCGACATTGCCTTTTATAACGGTGAGGTCACGTTTTATGATGTAAACATTAACGATACGCAAAATAACACGAGTGCCGCGCTGGAGAAATCACCCAATTTTTCGACCGGGAATGCCGGCAGCACTTCCAATCTGTCTTTCACCGGTACCGTCATCGTGCCGAACAACTATCAGATGGACGGCGGTTCCATGAAGCCGCATCCGGACCCTGGTACTCCTATTACGGTAACCTATCAGCTGGATGCGTTGAGCGGTACGTTCCAGACGAACAGTGCGGCTAATGGAAGCCCGGCTGATACGGATGCTTTTTTCATTTACGATTTCACCAGGACTGTAAACAATATCACCAGCGCGCTTACTTATGATCATCGCTACTCGCTGGATTTGAAAGCTTTCAACGAAGTGACCAAAAATACGGAAGGCGTGAACGGACTGGCGTTTACGCTTAAAGATTCGAACCAGCCGTATATCGATCAAATCAATTATTTGCCCGGCTATAAGACGCTAAGCGATGCAACAATTGCGAGCCAGCCGCTCGAAGGTCAAAATATTTACGATTCCCCGCTGGCGATGGAAGTGCTGATCGGCAACTCCTCGGGTTCTCCATCTACGATTGCGGTAACGGGAATCAAAAACGCGTCCGGAACGACCGTAACGACCGGATATACGGGGACGGAAGCAAAATCCGAGTTCATTACGAAGTCGGTTGACGGCGTCAACCGGATTTTTGAACGCAAAATTTATGTGTTCACCAAACTGCCGTTCGAAGGGACGCAAACGGTGACCTTTCAGCTGAACGGCTCCGGCGGCAGCACCGGGTCGGTCACCTTTAATATGCTGTTCGGCCCTTTCCTGCAGTACACCTCCGTGTACGACGGCATGTCGATTAATTTTGATTCGACCAACGCCTCGGCGATGAGCGACATCGTTACGGGGACGCTAAGCAGCTTCAAGGCGAAGCTGAGCAATTTGAACGACACGTCCGAAATCCGCTATGCAGCGGCGTCAGGCCAGCCGCAGACGATGTTCTTTTATATTAACAACACCCAGTTTGCGATCGAGCAGGACACAGCCTATCCGTCAGATCCGACGCGTTTCAAGCTGACGGGAGATATCAATACGGGCGCCGTTAAGGATGCGATTGACTTTCTCAAAGCAGGCGGCGGAGAATACAAGCTGCGTTTCGTTTATAAAGGCTCGAAAAACACTTATGAAAACACGATCAGCATTTATTTGAACCAGCTCAACATTCCGGTCATCCCGGCGCAATCGGATACGGTCTATCCGTACAGCACCGATTTCGGCAGCAAGCCGCTGGCTAACGATCCGAACTTCCCGAAATCGGGCAGCGTGTTCACAACCAAAGAACCGAAGATGAACATTTACGGAACCTTCGATTTTCTGGACTTCGGCACAATTACCGATCAAAGCTCGGCCGATGCGGAATGGGGTAAAATTACGAACCCCGCCGACTATATCTTGAAAATCGAGGGCACAACGCTTAAAACGCCGATCGTGTGGACGCTGAACAATCAGCTGAAAATTATCGACAGCTCCAATCCGGCCGCTCCGGATATCGCGCTTGTAAATCCTGAGCCGGTGAAAAAAGTGGAGAAGCTGACGGTGATGTATGACGTTAAAACGCAGACGTTCTCGTTTATTTTGGACAATCAGGATTTGAGCACGGACGGCAGCTCCAGCGTCTACAACTTCTATGTTTATAACAACGGCGAAGCGGGCGCCCGCGCCGGCTACCGGCTTGAAGTGGATCCAACCGCGCTGCCATACAAAGTGCTTCGGCCGCTGACGTCCAAGCGGATTGTCAATCAGAACTATGCGGAAATCGTTATCGATGCGCCGAATGCCACATCCGTCGTCGTCAATAAGGTAGTCGCGGAAAAAACGGATTTTGATGCCGACAACGACGGCGTCATCGACTACCGGACGGCGTATAAAGCGGTCGTTTCGGGGCTGAAGGCCGGCGAAAACAAGCTTAAATTTACGATCCAGAATGCGAACGACAGCACATCGGATACGATAACCGTCACCTATGCGCCAACCAATATTCCAGGTGCGGCGTATATGGAACCGATGAAAAACGCGCATAAAGTGTTTGACAGCTCGGTTCAGCTTTCGTTCCCGAAAGGGACGACCCTGATTCGCAAAGATTATAATGTCCCGCAAGAGCTTAAGAACCAAGTGTTTACGGGACATCAGCTGTTGTTCGGCATCGCCAATCCCGAGGACGGCGTCGTCGACAGGCATGAGTTCGAAGCGCAGCCGGCCAACTTCGATCTCATCTTGGCCAGCCTCGGAAACATGTTCAGCGGAACGTTCTCCGACCATTTTTCGAAAGCAAGCAATGTGTTTTGGATCGACGCGGGCCTTGCCGACAACCCGGCAACGGGAACGGTGAACGATCCGCTGAAGTACGGCATCGATCCGTACCAGTTCCCGGCGTCGGGCGTTCCGTCTTATGCCGACCGGCCCGAAGACAGGGAAATGATCGTATCGAAACGGGGGACGCTGACGCTTTCCTACGATCCGAAAATCGTAGACGGCAACGGGACGATCATTACCGTATTCCGTTTCGATCCGAAGAAACCGGAATGGGTGAATGCCGGCGGCATCGTCGACACGAAGAAAAATACGGTGACCGTGCCGTTCTCCGAATTCGGGTATTACGTCGTCGGCCAGCTTAAATATTCGTATACGGACATTACGTCGCACCCTTATGCCCGTAATTATTTGGAAGCTTTGTACGCCAAAGGCATTATGAACGCAGCGGGGGCAGATGAGTTCGGCGCCAATCTGTATATTAACCGCGGCGAATTTGCAACGATGATCGTGAAGGCGCTGCAGACGCCGCTCAATTACAATACCGGCACGCCGCAGTTTGACGATGTGACGAGCAACGTCTCGACGCCGTTTTGGGATTTCAAATATATTGAAACTGCGGCGCGCGACGGGTTTATCCGGGGACTTCGCCCCGCGTCTTCGAACCGGACAAAAATTTGA
- a CDS encoding alpha/beta hydrolase, whose translation MALMECKFFSRKLMLQTSMFVYIPTPTMDDENFGRLEQYFEEGKKYPTLYLLHGLSDDHSAWLRNTSIERYAEAKKIAIVMPAADHSFYTNMAYGKPYYSYISEELPQLARMLFPLSSKREENFVAGLSMGGYGAFKLALSNPEKYAAAASLSGALNLYKVANSLAQKTHKGSPTLLPLHQVAMNAFGDRGDLSGTEHDLKYLAQRVKESNTEIPKLYQCSGTEDYVYEVNKDFKDFTQNIGLDITYEEGPGDHDWKYWDTQIQRVLDWLPVKR comes from the coding sequence TTGGCTTTAATGGAATGTAAGTTTTTTTCTAGAAAATTAATGTTGCAAACTTCTATGTTCGTCTATATTCCTACTCCGACAATGGATGATGAAAATTTTGGGAGACTTGAGCAATATTTTGAAGAAGGGAAGAAGTATCCTACTTTATATTTGCTCCATGGCTTGTCGGATGACCATAGTGCCTGGTTGAGAAATACCTCGATTGAAAGATATGCTGAGGCAAAAAAAATCGCGATTGTGATGCCGGCAGCAGATCACAGTTTTTATACGAATATGGCTTATGGTAAACCTTATTATAGTTATATTAGCGAAGAGCTGCCACAGTTAGCGAGAATGTTGTTTCCTCTTTCCAGCAAGCGAGAAGAAAATTTTGTTGCCGGATTATCAATGGGGGGATACGGAGCATTCAAGCTTGCCCTCAGCAACCCGGAAAAATACGCTGCTGCTGCAAGCCTATCCGGGGCACTTAATTTATATAAGGTCGCTAACAGCTTAGCTCAAAAAACGCACAAAGGAAGTCCTACTCTGCTGCCTTTGCATCAAGTTGCTATGAATGCATTTGGAGATAGGGGAGACTTGAGCGGAACGGAGCACGATCTGAAATACCTTGCACAAAGAGTCAAAGAATCCAATACAGAGATTCCTAAACTCTATCAATGCAGTGGAACAGAAGATTATGTTTATGAGGTTAATAAAGATTTTAAAGATTTCACACAAAATATTGGGCTTGATATAACTTACGAAGAAGGTCCTGGAGATCATGATTGGAAATATTGGGACACCCAAATTCAAAGAGTACTAGATTGGCTTCCAGTCAAACGATAA
- a CDS encoding extracellular solute-binding protein, translating into MKQIWSVGCTVIILGTLLSACSSSGNQSKTDQASNGDGSNKQKEVTIRVVEYKNLEGYKDIAREFEKQNPGVKVEFSYVNSIDFDPTLKARYAAGDMPDIFNNWNVDVWKDFYEDLSDQPWVGDLYEGTKGFVTRDGKLLGMPYIIEGAGLVYNKELFEKAGITATPKTFTELKAVTQKLEDTGTQPFVNSYGEPLFQLGAHFFNNAIARVDNPVQFIEDLRNGKAHLVGNPLFEGMLDVLRFSVEHGNHKDLTTDGTTQANDLVNGKAAMALQGNWIQDSVNKSNPGLKMGIMPYPFMDDIKVNDKLNMQIYSLAVYNKSPNKEIAKKFLNFLVTSDIGKKTLVEGFHQVPAMKTIKPVEQFVGPINMDLLSYLEQGKVVPVAFWDYFPIATDIGHVLQKFVANKSNSTQTLEEIETLFKNWR; encoded by the coding sequence ATGAAACAGATTTGGTCGGTTGGTTGTACGGTAATAATACTGGGAACATTACTGTCGGCATGTTCTTCTAGTGGAAATCAATCAAAAACAGATCAAGCATCGAATGGTGATGGATCCAATAAACAAAAAGAAGTAACAATTAGAGTGGTTGAGTATAAGAACCTTGAAGGATACAAAGATATAGCCAGGGAATTTGAGAAACAGAACCCTGGAGTTAAAGTTGAGTTCTCGTATGTTAATTCAATCGACTTTGATCCAACTTTGAAAGCAAGATACGCTGCCGGTGATATGCCTGATATTTTCAATAACTGGAATGTAGATGTCTGGAAGGACTTTTATGAGGATTTGTCCGACCAACCGTGGGTAGGTGATTTATATGAAGGTACGAAAGGATTTGTCACGAGGGACGGCAAGCTGTTAGGGATGCCCTATATTATTGAAGGGGCTGGGCTCGTTTATAATAAAGAACTCTTTGAAAAAGCAGGCATCACAGCAACACCGAAGACGTTCACAGAGCTAAAAGCTGTTACACAAAAGCTCGAGGATACTGGAACCCAGCCGTTTGTTAACTCTTATGGAGAACCATTATTTCAGTTAGGAGCACATTTTTTTAATAATGCTATAGCTAGAGTAGATAATCCCGTTCAGTTTATTGAAGACCTTAGGAATGGCAAGGCACATCTTGTTGGTAACCCCTTATTTGAAGGGATGCTTGATGTTTTACGTTTTTCAGTTGAACATGGAAACCATAAAGATTTAACAACTGATGGAACTACGCAGGCAAATGATCTGGTAAATGGAAAGGCTGCGATGGCTTTACAAGGGAATTGGATTCAAGACAGTGTTAATAAATCAAATCCTGGATTAAAAATGGGAATAATGCCATACCCATTTATGGATGACATTAAAGTAAATGATAAATTAAATATGCAAATTTATTCACTAGCGGTATACAACAAATCTCCGAATAAAGAAATTGCCAAAAAGTTCTTGAATTTCCTTGTGACCTCAGATATAGGGAAGAAAACTCTCGTTGAAGGTTTTCATCAAGTTCCAGCCATGAAAACGATCAAGCCGGTAGAGCAATTCGTTGGTCCCATCAATATGGATTTATTATCTTATCTTGAACAAGGAAAAGTGGTGCCAGTGGCATTTTGGGACTACTTTCCTATAGCAACCGATATCGGCCATGTATTACAGAAGTTTGTTGCAAACAAATCTAACTCTACTCAAACTTTAGAGGAAATTGAAACATTGTTTAAAAACTGGAGATAA
- a CDS encoding carbohydrate ABC transporter permease, which yields MHATYFRKLFLIELILLLLLVVFLSPFYLVLSNSLKTFAEITRNAASLPTIFEWGNFSAAWKSIDLPLAFRNTIVITLLGSIGIALISAMGSYRIARHGTRTNNFFFGLSIASMAVPFQAVMIPLIKVAKWFHLMNNIQGIIVVYWGLGVSFAVILFHGFLKSIPIELEESARIDGCGPYRVFWKIVFPLLKPMVVTVILINSFTIWNDFLLPNIMLQKPGYGTVQLAVSTFFGDHEQAWNTALAALVMTSAPLLLFFLFLQRYIIEGITAGSVKG from the coding sequence ATGCATGCCACTTATTTCCGCAAGCTGTTCCTCATTGAACTAATTCTATTGCTATTGCTTGTCGTATTTCTTTCTCCCTTTTATCTAGTATTAAGCAATTCACTCAAAACTTTTGCCGAAATTACCCGGAACGCGGCAAGCCTTCCAACTATTTTCGAATGGGGAAACTTTTCTGCTGCTTGGAAATCTATCGATCTTCCGCTTGCATTTCGAAATACGATTGTTATCACATTGCTAGGGTCAATTGGGATTGCTTTGATTTCAGCAATGGGCTCCTACCGAATCGCGCGACATGGAACTCGGACGAATAATTTCTTTTTTGGATTGTCTATAGCTTCAATGGCAGTTCCGTTTCAAGCGGTCATGATCCCTTTGATCAAGGTCGCGAAATGGTTTCATTTAATGAACAATATTCAAGGAATCATTGTTGTATATTGGGGGCTCGGAGTTTCTTTTGCTGTAATATTATTTCATGGATTTCTTAAATCCATTCCAATTGAGCTTGAGGAATCGGCACGAATAGACGGTTGCGGTCCGTACCGAGTATTTTGGAAAATTGTATTTCCTTTACTGAAGCCAATGGTCGTTACAGTTATTTTGATTAATTCGTTTACGATATGGAACGATTTTCTGCTTCCAAACATTATGCTGCAAAAACCGGGTTACGGTACTGTACAACTTGCTGTTAGCACCTTTTTCGGTGACCATGAACAAGCTTGGAATACAGCATTGGCTGCATTAGTCATGACCTCTGCCCCCCTGTTATTATTCTTCTTGTTCCTACAACGTTATATCATTGAGGGTATTACAGCCGGCTCTGTAAAAGGGTAA